In Streptomyces alboniger, the following are encoded in one genomic region:
- a CDS encoding L-threonylcarbamoyladenylate synthase, with protein MAKYFDVHPDNPQRRSITSAVDSIRSGALIAYPTDSCYALGCQLGSRDGINRIRTIRDLDERHHFTLVCQNFAQLGQFVHLDNDVFRTIKATTPGRYTFILPATKEVPRQLLHPKKKTVGVRIPDHTVTQALLAELGEPLLSSTLLLPDEDEPLTQGWDIKERLDHVVDVVIDSGDCGTEPTTVIDFSSGEAEVVRHGAGDTTRFA; from the coding sequence ATGGCGAAGTACTTCGACGTGCACCCCGACAATCCCCAGCGGCGCAGCATCACCAGCGCGGTCGACAGCATCCGCTCCGGCGCGCTCATCGCGTACCCCACGGACTCCTGTTACGCGCTGGGATGCCAGCTCGGCAGCCGTGACGGCATCAACCGGATCCGTACGATCCGTGACCTGGACGAGCGCCACCACTTCACGCTCGTATGCCAGAACTTCGCGCAGCTGGGTCAGTTCGTCCATCTCGACAACGACGTGTTCCGCACCATCAAGGCCACCACCCCCGGCCGCTACACCTTCATCCTCCCCGCGACCAAGGAAGTCCCCCGCCAGCTGCTGCACCCGAAGAAGAAGACCGTCGGGGTCCGCATCCCCGACCACACGGTCACCCAGGCGCTCCTCGCCGAACTGGGCGAACCGCTGCTCTCCAGCACGCTGCTGCTGCCCGACGAGGACGAGCCGCTCACCCAGGGCTGGGACATCAAGGAGCGGCTCGACCACGTCGTGGACGTCGTCATCGACTCCGGTGACTGCGGCACCGAGCCGACGACCGTCATCGACTTCTCCAGCGGCGAGGCCGAGGTCGTACGGCACGGCGCGGGCGACACCACGCGGTTCGCGTAG